One region of Quercus lobata isolate SW786 chromosome 2, ValleyOak3.0 Primary Assembly, whole genome shotgun sequence genomic DNA includes:
- the LOC115974022 gene encoding uncharacterized protein CG45076-like, whose translation MEGLRKTRQPELFMSLKRDMAMAKKAREDLHKEAQSRYAAEKATADLKLDFERQDKEMKEVKKAHASAEAGVKNVEKQAEELRLKLRQSGEKLAAEQQAVSTLKAELARTKEEARLAREAAEKAVAASYERAVRDTEARIAEEVAIVCREYITMSWNVALDRADVPADSDLRKAENIFFPEDVHEIPDEDASKEPHPADSSILEAGGNEQTVQDKPPEDSFSINEIVTQAKGVAPGTQVAED comes from the exons ATGGAGGGGCTCAGAAAGACCCGCCAGCCAGAACTTTTCATGTCACTGAAGAGGGACATGGCCATG GCCAAGAAGGCTCGCGAGGACTTGCATAAGGAGGCTCAGTCCCGCTATGCCGCCGAGAAAGCTACTGCTGACCTCAAACTGGATTTTGAGCGTCAGGATAAAGAAATGAAGGAGGTGAAGAAGGCTCATGCGAGTGCGGAGGCCGGCGTTAAGAATGTCGAAAAGCAAGCCGAGGAGCTGCGCTTAAAGCTCCGTCAATCTGGGGAAAAACTTGCGGCGGAGCAGCAGGCGGTCTCTACGCTCAAGGCTGAGCTTGCAAGGACCAAGGAGGAGGCCCGTCTGGCCAGGGAGGCCGCTGAGAAGGCTGTAGCGGCCTCGTATGAGCGTGCAGTGCGTGATACGGAGGCTAGGATTGCCGAGGAGGTAGCCATTGTCTGCAGGGAATACATCACCATGTCCTGGAATGTAGCCTTGGATCGGGCAGATGTTCCAGCAGATTCTGATCTCAGGAAGGCTGAGAACATCTTCTTTCCAGAGGATGTACACGAAATCCCTGACGAGGACGCCTCCAAAGAGCCTCATCCAGCTGACTCCTCTATTCTCGAGGCCGGGGGCAATGAGCAGACCGTGCAGGACAAGCCACCTGAGGATAGCTTCTCTATCAATGAGATCGTCACACAAGCCAAGGGGGTTGCCCCGGGAACCCAAGTAGCTGAGGATTAG
- the LOC115974023 gene encoding uncharacterized protein LOC115974023, translated as MTTVPIAGGGEPAMDVNCEELEKVLVGSDPERFFQIGSELSPQEKSALTAFLRQNPDVFAWDPYEAPGVDPDFICHRLNVSSAITPKRGIEANPDQIRAIRNLQPPRNPKEVQKLIGMIAALNRFISRSADRCRPFFLLLHKWKGFEWDEECATAFQQLKEYLTQPPIMSSPEADEVLFAYIAVAPHAVSLVLIREDNGTQRPVYYVSKSLQEAETRYLPLEKATLAIVQATRKLPHYFQAHTVVVLTQLPLKSILRSADYTSRIAKWGTILGAFDIKYMPRTAIKGQVLADLVAEFAEPASEGKEVSDLLGADEKMINTVSQHENTWWKAHVDGAVNQRGSGLGLVLLSPEGITIEKSLRLDFSATNNEAEYEALLEGMGMIRKLGGKSVDMFSNSRLIVGQINGDMEAKDERMQEYLVRVKHLQSQFHHFCLTHVPRSGNTHADSLATLATSSAKPLPRVILVEEVLRPSTERANGIGIHNVRAGLSWMDPIILYLKHDTLPDDKVEAGKIRRKATRFWLSEDSKLYRRSFSGPYLLCVHPEAAELILEELHEGICGSHTEGRSLSHRALTQGYWWPSMKKEVVDYVKRCDQCQRFAPSIHQPGGELNPMSSPWPFAQWGLDILGPFPKATGNRRFLLVSTDYFTKWVEAEALANIRDVDVKKFLWKNIVTRFGTLHTLVSDNGLQFDSKAFRRYCSKLGIVNRYSTPAYPQSNGQAEAVNKTILNGLKKRLDDSKGIWVEELAHVLWTYRTTPCRSTGETPFSLTYGAEAVIPLEVNFPTQRTSTFCPSTNDKLLEKSLDLIDERREGAMVHLANYQQKLKQGYDAKVKPRPLVPGNLVLRKVFGNARNPTWGKLGPNWEGPYRITSVASVGAYYLKDLDERVVPRPWNLSTVSDRTDIHS; from the exons atgaCTACGGTCCCAATTGCGGGCGGTGGAGAACCAGCCATGGATGTGAACTGcgaggagttggagaaagtACTTGTCGGATCTGACCCTGAGAGGTTTTTTCAAATTGGCTCGGAATTGTCGCCCCAAGAGAAATCAGCACTAACTGCCTTCCTCCGACAGAATCCAGACGTGTTTGCCTGGGACCCCTATGAGGCCCCCGGGGTAGACCCCGATTTCATCTGCCACCGCCTAAATGTGAGCTCGGCCATTACCCCTAAGAG GGGCATCGAGGCTAACCCTGACCAAATAAGAGCCATCCGTAActtgcagcctcctcggaaccCAAAGGAGGTCCAGAAGCTTATTGGTATGATAGCAgctttaaaccgtttcatctcGCGCTCAGCAGATAGATGCAGGCCATTTTTTCTCCTATTGcacaaatggaaagggtttgaatgggATGAGGAATGCGCTACTGCTTTCCAACAGCTAAAGGAATACCTCACCCAGCCACCAATTATGTCCAGTCCCGAGGCCGAcgaggttttgtttgcctacatAGCAGTGGCTCCACATGCAGTAAGCTTGGTGCTGATCCGAGAAGACAACGGTACACAGCGACCAGTCTATTACGTTAGCAAGTCGCTGCAGGAGGCAGAAACTCGTTACCTCCCCCTCGAGAAGGCTACCCTGGCCATCGTGCAGGCCACGAGGAAACTGCCCCACTATTTTCAAGCACACACGGTTGTGGTGTTAACTCAACTCCCCTTAAAATCCATCCTACGCAGTGCCGATTACACAAGTAGAATTGCAAAATGGGGAACTATTTTGGGCGCTTTTGACATtaaatacatgcctcgcaccgctATAAAGGGCCAGGTCCTCGCGGACCTGGTGGCAGAGTTTGCGGAGCCCGCATCAGAGGGAAAGGAAGTGTCGGACTTACTGGGGGCTGATGAGAAGATGATCAACACGGTCTCCCAGCATGAAAACACCTGGTGGAAAGCGCACGTCGATGGCGCAGTAAACCAGAGGGGCTCGGGGTTAGGACTTGTCCTGCTCTCACCTGAAGGGATAACCATAGAGAAGTCATTGAGACTCGATTTTTCagccacgaataacgaagccgaatacgaagcacTACTGGAAGGAATGGGAATGATCCGGAAGTTAGGGGGAAAATCTGTAGACATGTTCTCGAATTCAAGACTTATTGTGGGACAGATAAATGGGGACATGGAGGCAAAGGACGAAAGAATGCAGGAATATCTAGTTCGGGTTAAGCACCTACAGTCCCAATTTCATCACTTCTGCCTGACGCACGTACCCAGAAGTGGGAACACTCATGCGGACTCTCTTGCGACAttggctacctcctcggccaAACCCCTACCCCGAGTCATTTTGGTAGAAGAGGTCCTCCGTCCATCAACTGAAAGGGCCAATGGGATTGGAATACATAACGTTAGGGCAGGACtgagctggatggaccccatcaTTCTATACTTGAAGCACGACACCTTGCCAGACGACAAGGTTGAGGCTGGCAAAATCAGGAGAAAGGCTACCCGATTCTGGTTATCGGAGGACTCCAAGCTTTACAGACGCTCATTTTCAGGGCCGTACTTGCTATGCGTGCACCCAGAGGCTGCGGAACTCATCCtggaggagttacatgaaggaatttgtggaagtcacacggAGGGCAGGTCTTTGTCTCACAGAGCCTTAACGCagggttattggtggccgagcatgaAAAAGGAAGTCGTGGATTACGTGAAGAGGTGTGAccaatgccagagattcgctCCGAGCATACACCAGCCTGGGGGAGAGCTAAACCCGATGTCCAGTCCCTGGCCGTTTGCACAATGGGGCCTAGATATACTCGGTCCATTCCCCAAGGCAACAGGGAACAGGAGATTTCTTCTCGTCAGCaccgactacttcaccaaatgggtagaggcgGAGGCGCTGGCAAATATTCGGGACGTTGATGTCAAGAAGTTTCTCTGGAAAAATATAGTCACCAGATTTGGCACCCTGCACACCCTGGTgtcggacaacgggctccagtttgatagcaaagccttcAGAAGGTACTGCAGCAAGCTGGGAATTGTTAATCGGTATTCCACGCCAGCTTACCCCCAGAGTAATGGCCAAGCAGAAGCCGTCAACAAGACCATATTGAATGGACTGAAAAAGAGACTAGATGACTCAAAAGGAATATGGGTAGAAGAGCTAGCCCATGTCTTATGGACATACCGCACCACGCCTTGTAGGTCCACAGGTGAGACCCCTTTTTCACTGACCTACGGGGCCGAGGCCGTCATTCCGCTGGAGGTGAACTTCCCAACCCAGAGGACCTCCACCTTTTGTCCCTCCACCAATGACAAACTTCTAGAAAAGAGCCTGGACCTCATCGACGAAAGAAGGGAAGGCGCGATGGTCCACCTAGCTAATTATCAGCAGAAGCTCAAGCAAGGCTACGACGCCAAGGTGAAGCCCAGGCCCTTGGTGCCCGGAAATCTGGTGCTGAGGAAAGTCTTCGGCAATGCGAGGAACCCCACATGGGGGAAGCTCGGACCaaattgggagggaccgtacCGCATCACTTCAGTAGCAAGCGTAGGAGCCTACTATTTAAAAGACTTGGATGAACGTGTAGTcccacgcccttggaat TTGTCAACAGTTAGCGACAGAACAGACATCCATTCataa